A part of Terriglobus roseus genomic DNA contains:
- the panC gene encoding pantoate--beta-alanine ligase, translating to MQIVSSPLEMRAACKAYQRAKEQETIGLVPTMGALHEGHLSLVRASRQRCDRTVVSIFVNPLQFGPTEDLARYPRTFEQDCRMLEEEGVDFLFAPSPEEMYSPGSETIVDVPVTGGRLDGASRPGHFRGVATVVAKLFNIVQPDCAFFGEKDAAQVAVLRKMVRDLNFDLNLIVCPTVREASELAMSSRNRYLNEQERVEAKTLSRSLRAVADVVRQGERRLPVIRETLRETLAHSSLLKVDYADLVDPETLAAVEEDKLPAETLVAVAGWIGTTRLIDNCTLRIDGANE from the coding sequence ATGCAAATAGTCTCATCGCCGTTGGAAATGCGTGCTGCTTGTAAAGCCTATCAACGCGCCAAGGAACAAGAGACGATTGGCCTGGTGCCGACGATGGGTGCTCTGCACGAAGGCCATCTTTCATTGGTCCGTGCTTCACGGCAACGCTGCGATCGTACCGTAGTCAGCATCTTTGTTAATCCATTGCAGTTTGGTCCCACGGAAGATTTGGCACGCTATCCGCGCACATTTGAGCAGGACTGTCGGATGTTGGAAGAAGAAGGAGTTGATTTCCTTTTTGCACCTTCGCCTGAAGAGATGTACTCACCTGGATCGGAAACCATCGTGGATGTTCCTGTAACTGGCGGACGGTTGGACGGTGCTTCTAGACCAGGACACTTCCGCGGTGTTGCTACAGTAGTCGCGAAGCTCTTCAATATCGTGCAGCCTGATTGCGCTTTCTTTGGAGAGAAGGATGCTGCGCAGGTTGCGGTGCTTCGCAAGATGGTTCGCGATTTGAATTTTGATCTGAATCTGATCGTTTGTCCGACCGTTCGCGAAGCAAGTGAATTGGCAATGAGTTCAAGAAATCGCTACCTCAACGAACAAGAACGCGTTGAAGCCAAAACCCTTTCGCGTTCACTTCGTGCGGTTGCTGATGTTGTACGGCAAGGGGAACGACGTCTTCCGGTGATACGTGAGACGCTGCGCGAAACTCTTGCTCATTCGAGCTTATTGAAGGTGGATTACGCAGATCTCGTCGATCCAGAGACCTTGGCGGCTGTGGAAGAGGATAAGTTGCCTGCTGAAACGCTTGTTGCTGTCGCAGGGTGGATTGGTACGACGCGTTTGATCGATAACTGTACGTTGCGGATCGATGGAGCAAACGAATGA